A region of Selenomonadales bacterium 4137-cl DNA encodes the following proteins:
- a CDS encoding UvrD-helicase domain-containing protein, with the protein MLDFTPAQVRAIESLGTNVAVSAGAGAGKTRVLVERYLHILRQGRAKCDEILAVTFTNKAAKEMKERIRAKAVELAEGAATEEERRLWREVKGQMEYAAIGTFHSFCARVLRDNPVEAALDPQFKVLDETAASLLLEKAIDETFETGLADNAEWLGRLLTNYDKAQLTSVLPDIYEKLSAQGMLAADFTERFTRLYRQAVAEAGKNRGELFEQCQKLIALKNELDKKSANFVRLERLERNWGEIVAAIQAAGGENENALAVLHSYLDGLDRRSKGKKIIAAVKETLSALDRAQADRLALTVIPDLCRLLLAVHSVMDSYKREHRVLTFADLELRTVYLLKNVAGVRQKYCQKIRQIMVDEFQDTNELQRQIIYLLAGGDAERLYGNKLFVVGDAKQSIYRFRGADVGVFEQVRREISAGGGDLIELDVNFRSMDDLIALYNECFGALMGTAEDETAFAPLRSHRRGKGPAPGAELLVVAKDKAEDWRSDREIEAAAIARRIRAMVGEGEHLINRDAEPRTVQYGDIAILFRTAKDIDTYAAALQNYGIPYYIVGGRGFYGCQEIVDVLNLLKVIDNHSQETALAGVLRSPMFLLADETLVRLKEGGYSLWQGLERHMAIPELIETERLVVARAWQVLKKLYDLRGMMGTAELIRLALKETGYSNLVLTQFMGQQKYANLTKLVRLADDYEQQGMFTLGDFLRYVDKLVNGNVQEGEAQLESEGGDTVKLMTIHKAKGLEFPVVFLPDLHRKFKAEIAAVLFNSELGIGLKVPDAGGGLTASSVYRRIAAEEKRLAQMELKRLLYVAFTRAKDYLVLSAEANKVVSDKEFSKLNTWLEWLGWIYGFSAIDDLPESLNNGKIQVVVRDTGEEKTPRINRGGWPKSTEVQPEWLNRIERNIAPVFTDTNGNRTFSASHILKFRQCPRAFYYLFHSGLPEVADYAANVAGDVPPGRLTGSVLHRCLELLMPGMLWQDCLSRATEEIVPLRWRGAVIADAAPLLERYVDSAFYREKGSLPCRKEWQFQLNLPGSAAGGYWFTGRIDCLVAYSDGSYGIIDYKTDKVDDAVVAAKADVYKPQMVLYAAAVQAALGKSVKDAQLYFLRHERVMAIPVDQATEEAVFNEIGRICHYAHEYDSEAAYPCNADWCRRCGYDSICSHT; encoded by the coding sequence GTTGAGGCCGCGCTGGACCCCCAGTTTAAAGTCCTGGACGAAACGGCGGCCTCATTGCTATTAGAAAAGGCAATCGATGAGACTTTTGAAACCGGCTTGGCGGACAACGCCGAATGGCTGGGGCGGCTGCTAACCAATTACGATAAAGCGCAATTGACCTCCGTTCTGCCTGACATTTACGAGAAATTAAGCGCGCAGGGAATGCTTGCCGCCGATTTTACAGAACGGTTCACCAGACTTTACCGACAGGCTGTCGCCGAGGCAGGAAAGAACAGGGGCGAGTTGTTTGAACAATGTCAGAAACTGATTGCCTTAAAAAACGAGTTAGACAAAAAAAGCGCGAATTTTGTCCGGTTGGAGCGACTGGAACGGAATTGGGGTGAGATTGTCGCCGCCATCCAGGCGGCCGGCGGTGAGAACGAAAATGCCCTTGCAGTGTTGCATAGCTATTTGGACGGTCTTGACCGGCGCTCCAAGGGAAAGAAAATTATAGCCGCCGTAAAAGAGACGCTGTCAGCCCTTGATCGAGCTCAGGCCGATAGGCTGGCGCTGACCGTGATCCCGGATCTTTGTCGACTGTTGCTGGCTGTTCATTCGGTTATGGATAGTTATAAGCGGGAGCACCGGGTACTGACCTTCGCTGATCTAGAGTTGCGGACCGTCTATCTACTGAAAAACGTTGCCGGGGTGCGGCAAAAGTATTGCCAGAAGATTCGTCAGATCATGGTCGACGAATTTCAGGATACCAACGAGCTTCAGCGACAGATCATTTATCTGCTGGCCGGAGGCGACGCCGAGAGGCTTTATGGCAACAAGCTGTTCGTTGTCGGCGATGCCAAACAGTCCATCTACCGTTTCCGCGGCGCTGACGTCGGTGTGTTCGAACAGGTGCGGCGAGAAATCTCGGCCGGCGGTGGCGATCTTATTGAGCTCGATGTCAATTTTCGTTCGATGGATGATTTGATTGCGCTGTACAATGAATGTTTCGGCGCTCTTATGGGTACGGCGGAGGATGAAACAGCCTTTGCGCCGTTGCGGTCGCACCGTCGCGGAAAAGGTCCGGCACCTGGGGCCGAACTGCTGGTTGTGGCCAAGGATAAAGCGGAAGACTGGCGCAGTGATCGGGAAATTGAAGCCGCCGCCATTGCCCGGCGCATCAGGGCGATGGTCGGGGAAGGTGAGCACCTGATAAACCGAGACGCCGAGCCGCGGACGGTGCAATACGGCGATATAGCCATTTTGTTCCGCACCGCCAAGGACATTGACACTTATGCCGCAGCACTGCAGAACTATGGCATTCCTTATTATATCGTCGGCGGCCGGGGATTTTACGGCTGCCAGGAAATTGTCGATGTACTCAATCTGTTGAAGGTGATAGACAACCATTCGCAGGAAACGGCGCTGGCCGGGGTTTTGCGTTCGCCGATGTTCCTACTGGCCGATGAGACGTTGGTGCGTTTGAAGGAGGGCGGCTACAGCCTTTGGCAGGGCCTGGAGCGACATATGGCCATTCCTGAACTGATTGAAACGGAGCGGTTAGTTGTTGCCAGAGCCTGGCAGGTTCTTAAAAAGCTATACGACTTGCGCGGCATGATGGGGACAGCCGAACTGATACGACTGGCTTTGAAGGAAACCGGCTATTCGAATTTGGTGCTGACTCAGTTCATGGGACAGCAAAAGTACGCCAACCTGACCAAGTTAGTCAGGTTGGCCGACGATTATGAACAACAGGGAATGTTTACGTTGGGAGATTTCTTGCGTTATGTGGATAAACTGGTTAACGGCAATGTCCAGGAGGGTGAAGCGCAACTGGAAAGTGAAGGCGGCGACACCGTAAAGTTAATGACCATACATAAAGCCAAGGGACTGGAGTTCCCGGTTGTATTTTTGCCTGATTTGCACCGAAAATTTAAAGCTGAAATAGCTGCCGTGCTGTTTAACTCTGAACTGGGTATTGGGCTAAAAGTGCCGGACGCCGGAGGCGGGTTGACTGCGTCTTCTGTTTACCGGCGTATTGCGGCTGAGGAGAAGCGCTTGGCTCAGATGGAACTGAAGCGACTGCTTTACGTTGCCTTCACCCGCGCCAAAGACTACCTCGTATTGTCGGCCGAGGCGAATAAGGTGGTTAGCGACAAGGAGTTTAGCAAACTAAACACTTGGCTGGAATGGCTGGGATGGATATACGGGTTCTCAGCGATTGACGATCTGCCGGAGTCACTAAATAACGGTAAAATTCAGGTAGTGGTTAGAGACACAGGAGAAGAAAAAACGCCGCGAATTAACCGTGGCGGATGGCCCAAGAGTACCGAGGTTCAGCCCGAATGGCTAAACCGTATCGAACGCAATATCGCGCCAGTGTTCACAGATACTAACGGCAACAGAACTTTTTCCGCCAGCCATATTCTAAAATTCCGTCAGTGCCCACGGGCGTTTTATTACCTGTTTCACAGCGGATTACCAGAGGTGGCCGACTATGCCGCCAACGTCGCCGGGGACGTTCCGCCTGGCCGTCTGACCGGATCGGTGTTGCACCGCTGCTTGGAATTACTTATGCCTGGAATGCTTTGGCAAGACTGCCTTAGCCGCGCAACCGAGGAAATTGTGCCGCTACGCTGGCGGGGTGCCGTTATAGCTGATGCCGCACCACTGCTGGAACGTTATGTAGATAGTGCTTTTTATCGGGAGAAAGGCAGTCTGCCGTGCCGAAAAGAGTGGCAGTTCCAGTTAAATTTGCCGGGAAGCGCCGCTGGCGGATATTGGTTTACTGGCAGGATCGATTGCCTTGTTGCCTACTCCGACGGCAGCTACGGCATCATCGACTATAAAACCGACAAGGTTGATGATGCCGTAGTAGCCGCAAAAGCAGATGTCTATAAGCCACAGATGGTGTTGTACGCTGCAGCGGTGCAGGCGGCTTTGGGCAAATCGGTAAAAGATGCGCAACTTTATTTTTTGCGCCATGAACGAGTGATGGCGATACCTGTTGATCAGGCGACAGAAGAGGCCGTGTTCAATGAAATCGGGAGAATATGCCACTATGCCCATGAATACGACAGCGAGGCTGCCTATCCATGTAACGCCGATTGGTGCCGGCGCTGCGGCTACGACTCGATTTGTTCGCATACCTAA